Proteins encoded together in one Deltaproteobacteria bacterium window:
- a CDS encoding GNAT family N-acetyltransferase translates to MIRPCNEGEIETIYDIINDAAQAYRGIIPADRWQEPYMSGEELRHEIDEGVVFWGYEENGELLGVTGMQDVQDITLIRHAYVRTVIRNQGIGGKLLSALRERTKRPVLIGTWAAAVWAVHFYEKHGFRLVSPEEKDRLLQQYWSIPERQIETSVVLADRRWFDRKR, encoded by the coding sequence TTGATCCGTCCCTGCAACGAAGGTGAAATTGAAACGATTTATGATATCATTAACGATGCCGCACAGGCATACCGGGGGATCATTCCGGCGGACCGATGGCAAGAACCCTATATGTCCGGGGAGGAACTCCGGCATGAGATCGATGAGGGAGTCGTATTCTGGGGCTATGAAGAAAATGGGGAGCTTCTTGGTGTAACGGGCATGCAGGATGTTCAGGATATAACATTGATACGGCACGCCTATGTTCGCACGGTGATACGAAACCAGGGCATCGGGGGGAAATTACTGTCTGCACTCAGGGAGAGGACGAAACGCCCGGTCTTAATCGGCACCTGGGCGGCAGCGGTATGGGCCGTTCATTTCTATGAAAAACATGGCTTCCGGCTGGTTTCTCCGGAAGAAAAGGATCGTTTACTTCAACAATACTGGTCAATTCCTGAACGTCAGATTGAAACATCGGTGGTTCTTGCAGACCGGCGGTGGTTCGATAGGAAAAGGTGA